GTTCAACTTCTCCATGGGGAAACATTGTTCACAAAAAGATACATGTTATAAGTCGATACTACTCATCTATGCCTAGATACTCGTACAGCTCAGCTGTTCATCTTGTTTGTTCCTCAGATAAGAGCAGTACTAATCAGAGGACCTCATTCCTTGGTGAAACGGAGAAGCCTTTCTCAAACTCTCTGCAAATCAGTGAAAAGAAGGTAGATCTGAAAACAAGAACTCAGGGAAGATACGGATGCTTTCTTTCATTTAATTCTTTCAATAATAGTTGGGGCCAGCAGACAAATCTAGATAAGCATGGTTTGCCAAATGCACGAGGTCAGCAGTCTGAGTATAGGAAGGGAACCAGGACCCGTGCTAGCTATCCAAATGACATAAAGGGACCAAACTTTGATCCACTGAGTGCTTCAGAAGCTTCAAATGAAATCGCTATAGTAGGAGAGAGTACACAGGTTTCATCATCTCCTTGGTGGCAGTTGCCAAAGCGCTGGGTGATTGTACTGCTTTGTTTTACAGCGTTTCTTCTCTGCAACATGGACAGGGTAATATTTGTTGATTTTCTCTCTTGTATGTAGTCTTAATAGTCTTTAAACCTCTATAAAACATATTTTCCAAATGAGAGGTGCTTATCTCCACTAGAAGctcttcttatctcttttgtaACTCCAATGACTGTGGCAGGTGAACATGAGCATTGCCATACTACCAATGGCAGCGGAGTTCAACTGGAATCCTGCTACTGTTGGTCTCATCCAGTCATCCTTTTTCTGGGGATATTTACTCACTCAGGTATGGCTTGGAAATTCAAATTGATTCCTGCACTGCAGTATGAAATATGTTTAGTCTGAAATGCTTAGAACGTCTGTCTTGACGCTGATACTAAGTTTAAAGTGCATTTAATTGTGTTTTATAGCTAAGGTAATTCAGATTGTGGGCTCAGTCCTTTAAATTATGCTTAATTGTACTCTCTttctaacttttgatgttttcttCTTATGTTTCATTTCCTTGAATAGATTATTGGAGGCATATGGGCGGATAAAATTGGTGGCAAACGTGTTCTTGGTTTTGGGGTGGTTTGGTGGTCTCTTGCAACAGTTCTAACACCTATAGCTGCAAGGCTTGGATTACCTTTCCTACTTATGATGCGTGCTTTTATGGGGATTGGTGAGGTTGGTTATAACCACTATTTCtttgttaattatttattttcggTAACATTCATAATATCTGACGATGCTCTGCAAGGACCCCTTGATAAGTTCATCAACTGTACTTGTTTGAGGTGTTATGTCATAGTCCATGCCTGTACAAAAGTTTGCTTCTAACATCGTTAGCCACATATTTAAAGGCCTCAAGCCATTGGAAAAACAGTTATCTGAAAACTTTACATGGTTGTAGGTGATGGAAAATATATTTAACCAAGTATGAGTTAGAGCAAACAATCTATCACATCTGACTCATGAGAAGAAAGATGTTATTAAAAGAGAATCTCTGTTGTTATTCAAATCCTCCCTTAGGTAATCATGTTGTTGAAATATTGCAATTCTCTGACATTGTCAACACAGTCAGCCTGGATATTGCACTATTAATATCTATATTAACACCTTAGTAACATGAAGACCTGTCAACCGTATTTCTCTTTGATGTGTACGACAATTTGAATAATGACTTGCTATTGATGTGGCTGAATGAGTGACTACTGTATATTTCATTCAATTGCTAGTATGAATTTTCCTGAATTTAGAGTTCCGTATATTGCATTTGGAGTTTATGTCCCTTGGAAACAGGAGTATTATCTAACAAATGATTATTTATCCATTCAGGGTGTTGCTATGCCTGCTATGAATAACATTCTTTCGAAGTGGATTCCAGTAAATGAGAGAAGCAGATCTCTTGCACTGGTATATAGTGgcatgtaccttggatcagtgacaGGCTTGGGATTTTCCCCGATGTTGATCCAGAAATTTGGATGGCCTTCTGTGTTTTACACTTTTGGTTCACTTGGAAGTATCTGGTTTGTGTTGTGGCTGAAAAAAGTAAGCAGCTACTCCTTCTTACCTTTATTTTAATAAGCAGGACATAGTATAGGCTGCCACCC
The nucleotide sequence above comes from Papaver somniferum cultivar HN1 chromosome 8, ASM357369v1, whole genome shotgun sequence. Encoded proteins:
- the LOC113304285 gene encoding ascorbate transporter, chloroplastic-like — protein: MAATTTNGVISNRHFGSGKSFQKEQAMIHKVENLAVSGSTSPWGNIVHKKIHVISRYYSSMPRYSYSSAVHLVCSSDKSSTNQRTSFLGETEKPFSNSLQISEKKVDLKTRTQGRYGCFLSFNSFNNSWGQQTNLDKHGLPNARGQQSEYRKGTRTRASYPNDIKGPNFDPLSASEASNEIAIVGESTQVSSSPWWQLPKRWVIVLLCFTAFLLCNMDRVNMSIAILPMAAEFNWNPATVGLIQSSFFWGYLLTQIIGGIWADKIGGKRVLGFGVVWWSLATVLTPIAARLGLPFLLMMRAFMGIGEGVAMPAMNNILSKWIPVNERSRSLALVYSGMYLGSVTGLGFSPMLIQKFGWPSVFYTFGSLGSIWFVLWLKKAYSTPKEDPDLSAEEMKLIMGGSVSKEPVKEIPWKLILSKGPVWALIISHFCHNWGTFILLTWMPTYYNQVLKFNLAESGLFCVLPWLTMAVFANIGGWIADTLVSRGVSITNVRKIMQSIGFLGPAFFLSQLSKVRTPAMAVLCMACSQGADAFSQSGLYSNHQDIGPRYSGVLLGLSNTAGVLAGVFGTAATGYILQKGSWDDVFKVAVVLYLVGTLVWNLFATGEKILD